Below is a genomic region from Dehalococcoides mccartyi.
CCTGCTCAGCTGGCTGCTGGGTTGGCTGTGGGCGGGTTATAACAGTCTGGTTGGGCTTAGAAACAGGGTTTGCCAGGGATATGCCCAGGTGGATATTCAATTGAAACGCCGTTTTGATCTGATACCCAATCTTGCAAAGAGTGTGGAGGGATTTAGCAGGTACGAGCGTGAACTTCAGGAGATGCTGGCCGAAGTACGTACTGTCTCAAAGGTAAACGGCCAGGATACTATGGATATCAAGGGTGCATCGGCCATACTGGTTTTTAATATGGAAAAATACCCCGAACTCAAAGCGGATACAGTGTTTCTGAAACTGCAGGAGGAACTGGCGGCTACCGAGTCACGGATAGCTCTGGCCCGTGATTATTATAATTCTATAGCTACTTTTTACAATACCCGTCGCGAAATATTCCCTGACCATCTGCTGGCCGGTATTTTCGGTTTTAAAGAACGGGTGCTTATAAATGCCAGTGATTTGGAAAGAGCGGCGCTTAAAGTAAAGCTGGCTGAATAAGTAAACAACTTTTAAACATAAATGTTTTCAACGGGTCAACCTTGGTTAGAGAGTGAGGTACGGCAGGTATGAGGGGATTTCTTCAGGCAAAGCCGGGTGCAGTGGAATTTTTATTGCCGGCAATGGTTTTGACCCTGGCGATAAGTTTGTTTCCTCTATTCAGTTCGGGTATGACCTGGATACTGGGTGACCGCTTCGGGCAGGGGGCAGGGGTGCTGGGACTAATTGCCCTTGTTATTTTCGGTCTGTCCTTTCTGGCAAAGCCCCTTCGCCGGTTTTTGTGCAGTTACAAAGCCATTATCTTCAGTGCAGGCGGAGTGGCTATATTGAGTCTGCTTGCCCAGATAGGCTTTGCCGAGCCTCTTATAAACTTTATCTGCTCTGCTTTGGGGTTGTCCCTGTTTGCTGTTTTCTTAGCTGTTTATCTGGATAGTGCCCGGGTGCGGGGGGCATCTTCAGTGGGGCATTTCGGGGCGGGTGTTGTCTTCGGCTTGCTTCTTAATACCGCTTTGTCTGCCGGATTTGGTACTTATGACCAGATAAATCAGCCTTCGGTTTTTCCTTTGCTGATTAGCACCGTAATAGCGGTGTTTATATTATTTTTGCTTGGGGTGCATATGCCTCTGGCTGAGGGGCCGGCTGCTAGTAACAACGGCCTGGGCTGGCTGGTGATAGGGCCATTCCTGTTTTTAGAACTGGTAGTTTTCGGCAATATTGCCCGCTTGTCTGCACTCAGCGGATTTTCCAGCCCGGTTGCCTCGATATTTGTGCTGGGGGCTCTTTCACTGGGATTGGTGGGTATACTCTGGGTATTTTCACTCCACCAAAGGCATATCAGGCTGCTGACCCTGATTGCCAGCTTGTGTCTTATACTTTCACTGACAAGTATTTCTGAAGAGGTGGCTTTTATGAGCCTTATCCAGCAGATGCTTGGGCAGCTGGCAGTGATACTCCTGTTCGGGGTGATTCTTCGCTATATTGGCGGCAGAAAGGCTGATGGAGTGGGTGAAAGCCTGAATCTGCCTAACGGGCTGGGTATGATTTTATTCGTTATACTCCTGCTGGGGTATTATGCGGTGTATCAGGTGGCTGTGCCGTATGATAATACAGTCTTAGAGCTTGTGGCCGGGCTTATAGTGGTGGGTTTGGGTTTGTATTCGGGGCGGGAGTGCCTGCCTTTGCTGGACTTTAAGGGTGAACGCTTTATTTTGCCGGCTATGTCCATACTGCTTTTGACGCTGCCCCTTTTAGGTTTGCTTACCTATAAAACGCCTCCGGCTGCACCTCAGTTTAGCGGCACTCTGCGTATTATGACTTATAATTTACATAACGGGTTTAACACCCAAGGCAGATTGGATATGGAAGCTCTGGCAAGAGTGATTGAAAATAGCGGGGCGGATGTGGTGGCTTTGCAGGAAATTTCCCGTGGCTGGGTGATAAGCGGGCGGGTGGATATGCTTGAGTGGCTTTCCCAGCGGCTGAATATGTACTCTGCTTTTGGGGCTACCGCCGGTGAATACTGGGGGAATGCCATATTATCCAAATACCCCATACTGGATACCCATAATGTTAGTCTGGAAAGTGACGGGCTGCCTATAAAGCGGGGCTATCTGAATGCGGTGCTGGATTTGGGGGGCAGGTATTTGTATCTGGCGGCCACCCATTTGCATCACGTACCTGAGGAAGGGGATGTGCGGCTTATTCAGGCAGGTGAACTGGCAGATTTCTGGGATAATGCTCCCTCTACCATAATGCTGGGTGATTTCAATGCCGAACCGAACTCTGCGGAGATAGGTTTGCTGCGTCAGGCAGGTCTTTCGGA
It encodes:
- a CDS encoding endonuclease/exonuclease/phosphatase family protein, yielding MRGFLQAKPGAVEFLLPAMVLTLAISLFPLFSSGMTWILGDRFGQGAGVLGLIALVIFGLSFLAKPLRRFLCSYKAIIFSAGGVAILSLLAQIGFAEPLINFICSALGLSLFAVFLAVYLDSARVRGASSVGHFGAGVVFGLLLNTALSAGFGTYDQINQPSVFPLLISTVIAVFILFLLGVHMPLAEGPAASNNGLGWLVIGPFLFLELVVFGNIARLSALSGFSSPVASIFVLGALSLGLVGILWVFSLHQRHIRLLTLIASLCLILSLTSISEEVAFMSLIQQMLGQLAVILLFGVILRYIGGRKADGVGESLNLPNGLGMILFVILLLGYYAVYQVAVPYDNTVLELVAGLIVVGLGLYSGRECLPLLDFKGERFILPAMSILLLTLPLLGLLTYKTPPAAPQFSGTLRIMTYNLHNGFNTQGRLDMEALARVIENSGADVVALQEISRGWVISGRVDMLEWLSQRLNMYSAFGATAGEYWGNAILSKYPILDTHNVSLESDGLPIKRGYLNAVLDLGGRYLYLAATHLHHVPEEGDVRLIQAGELADFWDNAPSTIMLGDFNAEPNSAEIGLLRQAGLSDSLEGQTSVLTYHSADLYQRIDYIWVSPDIVYVDSFTIFNLASDHLAVIADIRLS